From Pararhodobacter zhoushanensis, the proteins below share one genomic window:
- a CDS encoding DUF6446 family protein produces the protein MTGRIAAIAIVLCAALAGGAMYYLQVYGYYTTLEPQIGYQVATPGGGTARLDIADFEGIDSDSSPLRYRACFDVIGTLPDMVDYAEPTPLTGPGWFSCFDSETIGTDLEAGQARAVLVEGDFRYGFDHVMALYPDGRAYVWPQVNTCGEAHFDGRPLPQGCPTPSER, from the coding sequence GTGACCGGCCGTATCGCGGCCATCGCCATCGTGCTCTGCGCCGCCCTTGCGGGTGGGGCGATGTATTACCTGCAGGTCTATGGCTATTACACCACGCTGGAACCGCAGATCGGCTATCAGGTCGCCACGCCCGGTGGCGGCACGGCCCGTCTGGATATCGCGGACTTCGAGGGCATCGACAGCGACTCGTCCCCGCTGCGCTACCGCGCCTGTTTTGACGTGATCGGCACCCTGCCTGACATGGTCGATTATGCCGAGCCGACGCCTCTGACCGGCCCCGGCTGGTTCAGCTGCTTTGACTCTGAAACCATCGGCACTGATCTTGAGGCCGGACAGGCCCGCGCCGTGCTGGTCGAGGGCGATTTCCGTTATGGTTTCGACCATGTAATGGCCCTCTACCCCGATGGTCGCGCCTATGTCTGGCCGCAGGTCAACACCTGCGGCGAAGCCCATTTCGACGGACGCCCCCTGCCGCAGGGCTGTCCGACCCCGTCCGAGAGATAA